A region of Diceros bicornis minor isolate mBicDic1 chromosome 31, mDicBic1.mat.cur, whole genome shotgun sequence DNA encodes the following proteins:
- the LOC131395683 gene encoding olfactory receptor 5T2-like, producing the protein MKNVTEVTIFVLKGFTDKLELQTILFCLFLTIYLFTLMGNLGLVVLVIGDSRLHNPMYYFLSVLSSLDACYSSVVTPKMLVNFLLENKAISFLGCAAQMFLFITFGTTECFLLAAMAYDRYVAIYNPLLYSVNMSPRVYVPLIIASYLCGILNASVHTGAAFSLSFCASNEIKHVFCDVPPVLAISCSDTHTNQLLVSYFTGVIETVTILVVLVSYGFILLAILRMHSPEGRRKVFSTCGSHLTGVSIYYGTIFCMYVRPSSSYSLDHDMIVSTFYSIVIPMLNPIIYSLRNKDVKEAMIRLIGKIEGINKIYFAH; encoded by the coding sequence ATGAAGAATGTCACTGAAGTTACTATATTTGTACTGAAGGGCTTCACAGACAAGCTTGAACTGCAAACCATCTTATTCTGCCTGTTTCTGACAATTTACCTGTTTACTCTGATGGGAAATTTGGGACTGGTTGTATTGGTCATTGGGGATTCCCGGCTCCACAACCCTATGTACTATTTTCTGAGTGTGTTATCATCCTTGGATGCCTGCTATTCCTCAGTTGTGACCCCAAAAATGTTGGTAAATTTCCTATTGGAAAATAAAGCCATTTCATTTCTTGGATGTGCAGCCCAGATGTTTCTCTTTATTACTTTTGGGACTACAGAATGCTTTCTCTTGGCTGCAATGGCATATGATCGCTATGTAGCAATCTACAACCCTCTGCTGTATTCAGTTAACATGTCACCCAGAGTTTATGTGCCACTCATTATTGCTTCCTATCTTTGTGGCATTTTGAATGCTTCAGTGCACACAGGGGCTGCATTTAGCCTAAGCTTCTGTGCATCTAATGAAATTAAACATGTCTTCTGTGACGTCCCTCCTGTCCTCGCCATTTCTTGTTCTGACACGCACACAAACCAGCTTCTAGTCTCCTACTTTACAGGCGTTATTGAGACAGTCACTATTCTGGTTGTGCTGGTCTCCTACGGTTTCATTCTCTTGGCCATTCTGAGGATGCATTCTCCTGAAGGGAGACGAAAAGTCTTTTCTACATGTGGTTCTCACCTAACTGGAGTGTCAATTTACTATGGAACAATCTTCTGCATGTATGTGAGACCAAGTTCCAGCTACTCTTTGGACCATGACATGATAGTGTCAACATTTTACAGCATTGTGATTCCCATGCTGAATCCCATCATCTACAGCTTAAGGAACAAAGATGTAAAAGAGGCAATGATTAGATTGATTGGTAAAATTGAGGgtatcaataaaatatattttgcacaCTAA